One part of the Bacillota bacterium genome encodes these proteins:
- a CDS encoding pyridoxal phosphate-dependent aminotransferase: protein MSSRLSKRATALSPSPTLALDARAKEMQKQGIDVVNFGIGEPDFDTPAHIKESGIQAIQEGFTKYTPAAGIPELKEAVCKKLKEDNGLDYEPAQVVVSVGAKHAIYNAVQALCDDGDEVIVPAPYWVSYTEIVKLSGGKPVEVVTSEASGFKMTAAQLEAAVTPKTRMLILNSPSNPTGAVYDEAELRALGEVCAKHGIYIISDEIYEKLVYGGTKHVSVASFDKTLKDLTVVINGVSKAFAMTGWRIGYAAAAKDIAKAMGDFQSQVTSNPASMAQKAAVSALLGPKEPVFAMVKAFEKRRDFVVKRLNSMKGVKCYTPGGAFYVYPNLSSYIGKRAGGCTCCGGTLMKDSAALADLILQEARVAVVPGTAFGMDGYVRISYATSMENLEKGLDRIETFLKGIKG, encoded by the coding sequence ATGAGTTCACGACTGTCAAAAAGAGCCACCGCGCTTAGCCCGTCGCCGACGCTGGCGCTCGACGCCAGGGCCAAGGAGATGCAGAAGCAGGGCATTGACGTGGTCAACTTCGGCATCGGTGAGCCTGACTTCGACACGCCCGCCCATATCAAGGAATCGGGCATTCAGGCCATACAGGAGGGGTTCACGAAGTATACGCCGGCGGCCGGCATCCCGGAGCTGAAGGAGGCCGTCTGCAAGAAACTCAAGGAAGACAACGGCCTCGACTACGAGCCGGCGCAGGTCGTGGTGTCCGTCGGCGCGAAACACGCGATATACAACGCCGTGCAGGCGCTGTGCGACGACGGCGACGAGGTGATCGTCCCGGCGCCGTACTGGGTGAGCTACACGGAGATCGTGAAGCTGTCCGGCGGCAAGCCTGTGGAGGTCGTGACCAGTGAGGCGAGCGGTTTCAAGATGACCGCGGCGCAGCTCGAGGCCGCCGTAACCCCGAAAACCAGGATGCTGATACTAAACAGCCCGTCCAATCCCACGGGGGCGGTGTACGACGAGGCCGAACTCAGGGCGCTGGGCGAGGTGTGCGCGAAGCACGGCATATACATCATTTCGGATGAGATATACGAGAAGCTCGTGTACGGCGGGACGAAGCACGTCAGCGTAGCGTCGTTCGACAAGACGCTCAAGGACCTCACCGTCGTAATCAACGGCGTATCCAAGGCGTTCGCGATGACCGGCTGGCGCATAGGATACGCGGCCGCGGCGAAAGATATTGCGAAGGCCATGGGTGATTTCCAGAGCCAGGTAACGTCCAATCCGGCGTCCATGGCGCAGAAAGCCGCCGTGTCGGCGCTGCTCGGCCCGAAGGAACCGGTGTTCGCCATGGTCAAGGCGTTCGAGAAGCGGCGCGACTTCGTGGTCAAGCGGCTAAACTCGATGAAGGGCGTGAAATGCTACACGCCGGGGGGCGCGTTCTACGTATACCCGAACCTGTCGAGCTACATCGGGAAACGCGCCGGCGGCTGCACCTGCTGCGGCGGGACCCTGATGAAGGACTCGGCCGCGCTCGCCGACCTCATCCTGCAGGAAGCCCGCGTGGCGGTTGTCCCCGGGACCGCTTTCGGCATGGACGGATACGTCCGCATATCGTATGCAACCTCGATGGAGAACCTTGAGAAGGGGCTCGACCGCATCGAGACGTTCCTGAAAGGCATCAAGGGCTGA
- a CDS encoding GntR family transcriptional regulator — translation MQYRVKTSPLYVKTKENLIRLIHDSSDDSNQLPSEEGLIRTMCVSRGTVREALVALSREGIVSKRPGLGNFFHRSALDYPMRIDLVYDFVDLLSRAGHQVAVRQDPFSVVNAPECTGETGEFLKVTWTYLAGAEAAILADMYVPRARLQGEPDPAVIERSLPEFLFKYCGDESVQSAIIMGATMPSPRLRILFKIAQDMPVIRWNEVYFNLSDEKVAYATVYFNPCVTALSMIRKDLG, via the coding sequence ATGCAGTACAGGGTAAAGACCTCCCCGCTTTACGTGAAGACGAAGGAGAACCTAATCCGACTCATACACGACTCGTCGGACGACTCGAACCAGCTCCCTTCCGAAGAAGGTCTCATCCGCACCATGTGCGTCAGCCGCGGCACTGTGAGGGAGGCGCTCGTAGCCCTCAGTCGCGAAGGCATCGTCAGCAAGCGGCCGGGTCTGGGGAACTTCTTTCACCGCAGCGCACTCGACTACCCCATGAGGATAGACCTGGTATACGATTTCGTCGACCTCCTCTCGCGCGCGGGACACCAGGTGGCCGTCCGGCAGGATCCATTCTCCGTGGTGAATGCGCCCGAGTGCACTGGCGAAACGGGCGAATTCCTCAAAGTCACCTGGACTTATCTCGCCGGCGCCGAGGCTGCCATACTCGCTGACATGTATGTCCCCCGCGCCCGCTTGCAGGGGGAACCGGATCCCGCCGTGATCGAGCGGAGCCTGCCGGAGTTCCTCTTCAAGTACTGTGGGGACGAGAGCGTGCAGTCCGCGATCATTATGGGGGCCACGATGCCGTCGCCGAGGCTGCGGATACTGTTCAAGATCGCGCAAGACATGCCCGTCATCAGGTGGAACGAGGTGTATTTCAACCTCTCTGACGAGAAGGTCGCGTACGCCACAGTTTACTTCAACCCCTGTGTGACGGCTCTTTCCATGATAAGAAAGGATCTGGGGTAG
- a CDS encoding FAD-binding oxidoreductase yields the protein MTTSRLGGGIAAHPAAGPALDLEVDVVVIGAGLIGCAVTYGLSRAGYHVALIDKGKVCSGASSANFGRIQIQDSESGAPLDLAMRSAAMFPSFLAGLGFDVEYEPSGALMVAQTPAEWDALVEAQQPKCRQGLDVRLLGSDDARVVEPYLDAGWVCGASYSPNEGQLNPMLYTMALAARSVEMGVKALEDCSVEGFDVSGGRLAGVITSRGRVRCGAAVLCAGAWSHAVGKKAGLELPVEFVMGEALITESLPRIVSGYFCLASFFETAHSTGQAVSACCTQTRSGNMLVGEATVKMRGDALPAAEDERRRNTHFAPRAIAREVLRFFPTIAQANVIRTWRTFAPFTSDHRPVLGMSRKLDGLAVCAGFKSTVVVTPLLSWLVVDLLKHGNRAIPREIAHGCTF from the coding sequence GTGACCACGTCGCGCCTCGGCGGAGGCATTGCCGCTCATCCGGCGGCCGGTCCGGCGCTGGACCTGGAAGTGGATGTGGTAGTCATCGGGGCAGGACTTATCGGGTGCGCGGTCACGTACGGGCTGTCCCGCGCGGGATACCACGTAGCCCTCATCGACAAGGGGAAAGTGTGCTCCGGCGCGTCCTCGGCGAACTTTGGGAGAATCCAGATCCAGGATTCCGAATCCGGGGCACCACTCGACCTCGCGATGAGAAGCGCCGCGATGTTCCCGTCGTTCTTGGCCGGGCTGGGCTTCGACGTGGAATACGAACCGTCAGGGGCGCTGATGGTCGCTCAGACGCCCGCCGAGTGGGATGCGCTGGTGGAGGCGCAGCAGCCCAAATGCCGGCAGGGTCTCGACGTCCGCCTCCTTGGGAGCGACGATGCCCGGGTGGTGGAACCCTATCTCGATGCCGGCTGGGTTTGCGGCGCGAGCTACTCGCCAAACGAGGGCCAGCTGAATCCGATGTTGTACACGATGGCGCTCGCCGCACGGTCGGTCGAAATGGGTGTCAAGGCACTCGAGGATTGCAGTGTCGAAGGTTTCGATGTCTCGGGTGGGCGGCTGGCCGGGGTAATCACCTCGCGGGGCAGGGTCCGGTGCGGCGCCGCCGTACTGTGCGCGGGCGCGTGGTCGCACGCGGTAGGTAAGAAGGCCGGGCTCGAACTGCCGGTCGAGTTCGTGATGGGCGAGGCGCTCATCACCGAAAGCCTCCCGCGCATCGTGAGCGGTTACTTCTGCCTGGCATCTTTCTTCGAGACGGCGCATTCGACGGGGCAGGCGGTCTCAGCCTGCTGCACGCAGACCAGGTCCGGTAACATGCTGGTCGGTGAGGCGACGGTGAAGATGCGAGGCGACGCCCTGCCGGCGGCGGAGGACGAAAGACGGCGAAATACGCATTTTGCTCCGCGCGCAATAGCGCGGGAGGTCTTGCGTTTCTTCCCCACGATCGCGCAGGCAAACGTGATTCGCACGTGGCGGACGTTCGCCCCGTTTACCTCCGACCACCGGCCGGTGCTGGGCATGTCTCGAAAGCTCGACGGGCTGGCCGTGTGCGCCGGGTTCAAGAGCACGGTCGTAGTGACGCCGCTACTGAGCTGGCTTGTGGTAGACCTGTTGAAGCACGGGAACCGCGCGATCCCTCGCGAGATCGCACACGGCTGCACCTTTTGA
- a CDS encoding ABC transporter permease, which yields MGISPVAAYQALLAGSVGSKNAIGETLVKAAPLMLTGLSFAVAFRCGLVNIGGEGQLYMGALAATCAGVFVKGLPTAIHLPLAVAAGFSGGGLWGLIPGWLKTRFGANEIITTVMLNYVAIYFVSYLVTGPLKAPPGSSPHTEPVAASAVLPRILPGTRLHLGFIVAVAAVVFYYVFLWKTREGFELRVVGQNPGAARYAGMRPASSMMLAMFVAGGMAGVAGAGEILGIQQRLMQAFSPGYGFDGIAVALLGLTTPAGIALAAVLFGILRSGGNMMQMMVGVPIALINVIQALVILMVVAQIASRPGGRERLRTLLRQTWKGLAAGTRPAQGGGPRG from the coding sequence ATGGGGATAAGCCCAGTGGCTGCCTACCAGGCGTTGCTCGCGGGGTCGGTGGGCAGCAAGAACGCGATCGGAGAAACGCTGGTAAAGGCGGCGCCGCTCATGCTGACCGGGCTGAGTTTCGCGGTGGCTTTCCGGTGCGGCCTCGTCAACATCGGCGGCGAGGGGCAGCTTTACATGGGCGCGCTGGCGGCGACTTGCGCCGGCGTGTTCGTAAAGGGACTCCCCACAGCCATCCACCTGCCGTTGGCCGTCGCGGCCGGTTTCTCCGGCGGCGGGCTGTGGGGTCTCATCCCCGGCTGGCTGAAGACCAGGTTCGGCGCCAACGAGATCATCACAACCGTCATGCTGAACTACGTCGCCATCTATTTTGTCAGCTACCTCGTGACGGGACCGCTAAAGGCCCCACCCGGCAGTTCCCCGCACACTGAGCCGGTGGCCGCGAGCGCGGTCCTGCCCAGGATCCTGCCGGGCACCCGTCTTCACCTGGGATTCATCGTGGCCGTCGCTGCCGTGGTGTTCTACTACGTATTCCTCTGGAAGACGCGTGAGGGGTTCGAGTTGCGGGTCGTCGGCCAGAACCCCGGGGCCGCGCGGTACGCCGGGATGAGACCCGCGTCGAGCATGATGCTCGCGATGTTCGTGGCCGGCGGAATGGCCGGCGTCGCCGGCGCGGGGGAAATCCTGGGGATACAGCAACGCCTCATGCAGGCGTTTTCACCCGGATACGGCTTTGACGGGATCGCCGTCGCCCTGCTCGGGCTGACGACTCCGGCAGGTATCGCTTTGGCGGCGGTACTCTTCGGAATCCTGCGGAGCGGCGGCAACATGATGCAGATGATGGTCGGCGTCCCGATCGCCCTGATCAACGTGATCCAGGCGCTGGTCATCCTGATGGTCGTGGCGCAGATAGCGTCCCGCCCTGGTGGACGGGAGCGGCTCCGTACCCTGCTGCGGCAGACCTGGAAGGGCCTGGCCGCGGGCACGCGCCCGGCGCAGGGGGGTGGACCACGTGGATAG
- a CDS encoding ABC transporter permease — protein MIGDFLATIIKSATPILIAATGLVFSERAGVVNIGVEGVMLTGALVGVAGSHYLGSATWGALAAMVCGGLIGAVFAYFVVELGADQVVTGTAINILGLGLTTTLHRLLFGVGKAIPVIDTFESIRIPVLADIPVVGPALFDHMAPVYLAFLLVPVAHAMLFNTCSGLAVRSVGEHPRAADTVGINVWRIRSLTVIGSCCLAGLAGSYLSLGILSFFTENMVAGRGFIAVAAVIFGRYSPVGALLAALLFGAGDALADRFQALGSAIPYQFMLMIPYVLTVAVLAGFVGKAVPPASSGLPYSKE, from the coding sequence ATGATCGGGGACTTCCTGGCCACGATCATCAAGTCCGCAACGCCGATACTTATCGCCGCCACAGGGCTGGTTTTCAGCGAGCGCGCCGGCGTCGTCAATATCGGCGTCGAGGGCGTGATGCTTACCGGCGCCCTGGTTGGCGTGGCCGGCTCGCACTACCTGGGGTCGGCCACCTGGGGCGCGCTTGCCGCCATGGTTTGTGGCGGGCTAATCGGGGCCGTATTCGCGTACTTCGTCGTCGAGCTCGGAGCGGATCAGGTCGTGACGGGGACCGCGATCAACATCCTGGGGCTCGGCCTCACTACCACGCTGCACAGGTTGCTTTTCGGGGTAGGAAAGGCGATCCCCGTGATAGACACGTTCGAATCCATCCGGATACCCGTGCTCGCGGACATACCCGTGGTCGGCCCCGCGCTATTCGACCACATGGCACCCGTTTACCTCGCCTTCCTCCTGGTGCCAGTTGCGCACGCAATGTTGTTCAACACGTGCTCCGGGCTGGCCGTGCGTTCGGTTGGAGAACACCCGCGAGCGGCGGACACTGTCGGCATAAACGTCTGGAGGATACGGTCCCTTACGGTGATCGGGAGCTGCTGTCTCGCGGGCCTGGCCGGTTCGTACCTTTCCCTGGGTATCCTCTCGTTCTTCACGGAGAACATGGTCGCCGGCCGCGGGTTCATCGCGGTCGCGGCGGTGATATTCGGCAGGTATTCGCCAGTTGGGGCGCTGCTTGCAGCCCTGTTGTTCGGAGCCGGCGACGCTCTGGCCGACCGCTTCCAGGCGCTCGGCAGCGCCATCCCCTACCAGTTCATGCTGATGATTCCCTACGTGTTGACGGTGGCCGTGCTCGCCGGGTTCGTGGGGAAAGCCGTGCCTCCCGCTTCATCCGGTCTCCCTTACAGTAAGGAATAA
- a CDS encoding BMP family protein, with protein MVKKMSVLIVLCLLVVTLVPGCGGTQQKPAEPPKPAEQPKPAEPPKPEPKKLKVALLTPGPINDQGWNATAYAGLQGIKDQLGAEIAYSEKVAPSDFEEVFRGYASKGFDVVFGHGFQFGDPAKKVAKEFPNTKFIITSTDISQEPNVASLGNSNYEQGFLTGALAALLTKSKTIGSVGGMEIPSLKAFMDGFKAGAKYIDPKVKVLVTYIGNFDDAAKGKQLALQMIQNGADVINHDADAAGLGVIEAAKQKKVKCLGAISDQNSVAPEVVVNSGLSDLSKAYVLITKDIVAGKFKAVSVNYGIKEGTVGLAPWHNWEDKVDKAVKDRMNQIVEDVKSGKLDPAKLK; from the coding sequence TTGGTCAAGAAGATGAGTGTATTGATCGTATTGTGCCTACTGGTCGTGACGCTGGTCCCCGGCTGCGGCGGGACCCAGCAGAAGCCGGCCGAGCCGCCAAAACCAGCCGAACAGCCCAAGCCGGCTGAACCGCCCAAGCCCGAGCCGAAGAAGTTGAAGGTGGCTCTGCTCACGCCGGGTCCGATCAATGACCAGGGCTGGAACGCGACGGCATACGCAGGCCTCCAGGGGATCAAGGACCAGCTCGGCGCAGAGATCGCGTATTCCGAGAAGGTCGCCCCATCGGATTTTGAAGAGGTGTTTCGAGGTTACGCGAGCAAGGGGTTCGACGTGGTTTTCGGGCACGGCTTCCAGTTCGGCGACCCCGCCAAGAAGGTCGCCAAGGAGTTCCCGAACACGAAATTCATCATAACCAGCACGGACATCTCGCAGGAGCCGAACGTGGCGTCGCTCGGCAACAGCAACTACGAACAGGGATTCCTGACCGGCGCCCTGGCCGCTTTGCTGACCAAGTCCAAGACGATCGGTTCCGTAGGCGGGATGGAAATCCCGTCGCTCAAGGCGTTCATGGACGGTTTCAAGGCCGGCGCCAAGTACATCGACCCGAAAGTTAAGGTGCTCGTGACTTACATCGGCAACTTCGACGACGCGGCCAAGGGCAAGCAGCTTGCCCTGCAGATGATCCAGAACGGCGCCGACGTCATCAACCACGACGCGGACGCCGCCGGTCTCGGCGTAATCGAGGCGGCCAAGCAGAAGAAGGTCAAGTGCCTCGGCGCGATCAGCGACCAGAATTCCGTCGCGCCCGAGGTGGTCGTGAACTCAGGTCTTAGCGATCTGTCCAAGGCGTACGTGCTCATCACCAAGGACATCGTAGCAGGCAAGTTCAAGGCCGTGTCGGTCAACTACGGCATCAAGGAGGGCACTGTCGGCCTCGCCCCGTGGCACAACTGGGAGGACAAGGTCGACAAGGCCGTGAAGGACAGGATGAACCAGATAGTCGAGGACGTCAAGAGCGGCAAGCTCGACCCGGCGAAGCTCAAGTAA
- a CDS encoding ABC transporter ATP-binding protein, protein MATVLRMNDITKQFPGVLANDGACFEVEQGEVHALLGENGAGKTTLMNILYGLYQPTSGEILLRGSRVVIDSPRTAIAQGVGMVHQHFMLIPALTVVENIVLGMPRGTAAPGRRAGVAGGAFLNLKAAAMRVRELSDQYHFRIDPEARIRDLSVGEQQRIEIIKALYRGADILILDEPTAVLTPQETGELFEVIRRLTDEGHTVIFISHKLNEVMAICDRITVLRQGHTVGTVRKDDTAKEDLARMMVGRDVLSELPRRPAPAGGVVLRLDRLEAMADVGVKALKGMSLDVNGGEILGIAGVDGNGQHELVEVITGLRPACGGSVFLKDTSVTNWPPRRITEMGVAHIPADRHARGLVLSMTLTENLALQTYYRQPLCRGHFVDWAYARQDARRLIDEFDVRTPHEELPAKNLSGGNQQKVVLARELSRDIDLLIAAHPTRGLDVGATEYVHRKIMEQRDAGAAVLLISTDLDEILALSDRIAVIYEGRIVSVVSNDRVDINALGLMMAGTRP, encoded by the coding sequence ATGGCCACAGTTCTGCGGATGAACGACATAACGAAGCAGTTCCCCGGCGTGCTCGCCAACGACGGCGCGTGCTTCGAGGTAGAGCAGGGCGAAGTGCACGCACTGCTCGGGGAGAACGGGGCGGGCAAGACCACGCTGATGAACATCCTCTACGGCCTGTACCAGCCCACGAGCGGGGAAATCCTCCTGCGGGGTTCCAGGGTCGTGATCGACTCCCCCAGGACCGCCATAGCGCAAGGGGTCGGCATGGTACACCAGCACTTCATGCTGATCCCCGCCCTCACGGTCGTCGAGAACATAGTCCTGGGGATGCCGCGTGGGACCGCGGCGCCGGGCAGGCGGGCCGGGGTGGCGGGTGGGGCGTTCCTCAACCTGAAGGCGGCGGCCATGCGGGTCAGGGAGTTGTCCGACCAGTACCACTTCAGGATAGACCCGGAAGCCAGGATAAGGGACCTATCCGTCGGCGAACAGCAGAGGATTGAGATCATCAAGGCCCTGTACCGTGGGGCCGACATCCTCATACTGGACGAGCCTACGGCCGTGCTCACCCCGCAGGAAACCGGGGAGTTGTTCGAGGTCATCAGGCGGCTGACGGACGAAGGCCACACGGTAATCTTCATAAGCCACAAGCTCAACGAGGTCATGGCCATCTGCGACAGGATAACGGTGCTGAGACAGGGACACACCGTCGGGACCGTCCGCAAGGACGACACCGCGAAGGAAGACCTCGCCAGGATGATGGTGGGCCGGGACGTCCTGTCCGAGCTCCCGCGCCGGCCCGCGCCGGCCGGCGGGGTGGTGCTGAGACTCGACCGCCTCGAAGCGATGGCCGACGTCGGGGTCAAAGCCCTGAAGGGCATGTCTCTCGACGTAAACGGCGGCGAGATCCTCGGTATCGCCGGCGTGGACGGAAACGGCCAGCACGAGCTGGTGGAGGTCATAACGGGACTCAGACCCGCGTGCGGGGGTTCGGTGTTCCTCAAGGATACCAGCGTCACGAACTGGCCACCGCGCCGTATCACAGAGATGGGGGTCGCCCACATCCCCGCCGACAGGCACGCGAGGGGTCTCGTGCTGAGCATGACCCTCACAGAGAACCTGGCGTTGCAAACGTACTACCGCCAACCGCTCTGCCGCGGGCACTTCGTCGACTGGGCGTACGCCAGGCAGGACGCGAGGCGGCTCATCGACGAGTTCGACGTTCGGACGCCCCACGAGGAACTGCCCGCGAAAAACCTGTCGGGCGGGAACCAGCAGAAGGTCGTCCTGGCCCGCGAGCTCTCGAGGGACATCGACCTGCTAATCGCCGCCCACCCCACACGGGGACTGGACGTGGGGGCGACGGAATACGTGCATCGCAAGATCATGGAGCAGCGGGACGCGGGCGCCGCCGTACTCCTCATCTCGACGGACCTCGACGAGATCCTCGCCCTGAGCGACAGGATCGCCGTCATCTACGAGGGCAGGATCGTCAGCGTCGTCTCCAACGACCGCGTCGACATCAACGCCCTCGGGCTGATGATGGCCGGGACCAGACCCTGA
- a CDS encoding 4-oxalocrotonate tautomerase: MPIIEISALKGRTLDQRRALAKEITDSLVRVYGAAPETVSIIFRDMAQEEYAKAGVLYCDRGK; the protein is encoded by the coding sequence GTGCCGATAATCGAGATCAGCGCGTTGAAGGGCAGGACCCTCGATCAGAGAAGGGCCCTCGCGAAGGAGATCACCGATTCGCTGGTACGGGTCTATGGAGCCGCGCCGGAGACCGTGTCGATCATCTTCCGCGACATGGCGCAGGAGGAATACGCGAAAGCAGGAGTGCTCTATTGCGACAGGGGTAAGTAG
- a CDS encoding NCS2 family permease, giving the protein MEGFWSFLDRRFGVTAKNSSVSTEIIAGVTTFMTMAYILFVNPNILGAAGMDKQAVLMATAIGAGVATIMMGVYAGLPFALAPGMGLNAYFAFTVVKGMGLSWQVALGAVFIDGIIFLILSLLPVREQIVKGIPMNIKLAVSVGIGLFIAFIGLAEAEIVVSNPATKVALGNVTSPGVLLTLFGLVLTALLMAKKVRGALLWGIVATTLTGIFIPDGKGAMLTKLPSQIIAPPSWDILSRTFGQMDIAGALGWGLISIVFTFTFVDMFDTVGTFIGLASKIGIIDESGSFPGAGKGLVTDAVGTVVGAAAGTSTVTTYVESAAGVAEGGKTGLTAVVTGVLFMLSLFIWPLAGVIPPQATAPALIIVGLLMMEPVLKIDLSDVTEALPAFLAIVMMPLTYSIANGLIWAILGYVVVKAISGRSREVSPVMWVLAALFVINFVVSAPH; this is encoded by the coding sequence ATGGAGGGATTTTGGAGTTTCCTTGATAGGCGATTCGGGGTGACTGCCAAGAACTCATCCGTATCTACCGAAATCATCGCCGGCGTTACGACGTTCATGACGATGGCGTACATCCTGTTCGTGAACCCGAATATACTCGGCGCCGCCGGTATGGACAAGCAGGCTGTTCTGATGGCCACGGCGATAGGCGCCGGTGTCGCCACGATTATGATGGGCGTCTACGCCGGGCTACCGTTCGCGCTGGCGCCCGGCATGGGGCTGAACGCTTACTTCGCGTTCACCGTCGTCAAGGGCATGGGCCTGTCCTGGCAGGTAGCGCTCGGGGCCGTGTTCATCGACGGCATCATATTCCTGATCCTGTCCCTCCTGCCGGTACGCGAGCAGATAGTCAAGGGGATCCCAATGAACATCAAGCTCGCCGTAAGCGTGGGTATCGGGTTGTTTATCGCGTTCATCGGCCTCGCCGAGGCGGAGATCGTCGTGTCGAACCCCGCTACCAAGGTCGCGCTCGGGAACGTCACTTCCCCCGGCGTCCTGCTGACATTGTTCGGCCTGGTGCTCACCGCCCTACTGATGGCGAAGAAGGTGCGCGGCGCGCTCCTCTGGGGAATCGTGGCTACGACCCTGACGGGTATCTTCATCCCCGACGGCAAGGGCGCGATGCTCACCAAACTGCCGTCCCAGATCATTGCGCCGCCTTCGTGGGACATCCTCTCCAGGACGTTCGGCCAGATGGACATCGCGGGGGCGCTGGGCTGGGGCCTGATCTCCATCGTGTTTACCTTCACGTTCGTCGACATGTTCGACACGGTCGGCACGTTCATCGGTCTGGCCTCGAAGATTGGGATCATCGATGAATCCGGTTCGTTCCCCGGCGCCGGCAAGGGTCTCGTGACCGACGCCGTCGGCACCGTCGTCGGCGCAGCTGCGGGCACCAGCACCGTCACCACCTACGTCGAAAGCGCCGCAGGCGTCGCCGAGGGAGGAAAGACGGGACTCACGGCGGTCGTGACCGGTGTGCTGTTCATGCTGTCATTGTTCATCTGGCCGCTGGCGGGCGTGATCCCGCCGCAGGCCACGGCGCCCGCGCTCATCATCGTCGGGCTACTCATGATGGAGCCGGTGCTGAAGATAGACCTCTCCGACGTGACCGAGGCGCTTCCCGCCTTCCTGGCGATCGTCATGATGCCCCTGACCTACAGCATCGCCAACGGCCTGATCTGGGCGATCCTTGGATACGTCGTGGTCAAGGCGATCTCCGGCCGCAGTCGCGAGGTCAGCCCCGTGATGTGGGTGCTCGCGGCACTGTTCGTCATCAACTTCGTGGTATCGGCGCCCCACTGA
- a CDS encoding SagB/ThcOx family dehydrogenase, whose amino-acid sequence MWYRAFKKYPHCCRVVLEKPSPLPSPGLEEAVFRRRSIRDYSGQPLSLDEFGRVLFFSGGITGKIVSGDVTIPLRASASAGALYPIELYPVVVAVDSLEPGVYHYDVEGNALELLRPGHYRNHLFEDCHRQDMILNASAIIVMTAMFARTKIKYGERGYRYILLDAGHLAQNIYLECTALGLGCATVGGFMDDNVNRLIGVDGLQESAVYIAVIGKTAPGAGRRGCSDAICAEPGLPEG is encoded by the coding sequence ATGTGGTACCGTGCGTTCAAGAAATACCCCCACTGCTGCAGGGTCGTCCTCGAAAAGCCGTCGCCCCTGCCGTCGCCGGGACTGGAGGAAGCCGTTTTCAGGCGCCGGTCCATCCGGGACTATTCCGGTCAGCCGCTTTCGCTGGACGAATTCGGCCGCGTGCTGTTCTTCAGCGGGGGGATAACCGGGAAGATCGTGTCCGGCGACGTGACGATCCCGCTTCGCGCGTCGGCTTCCGCGGGGGCGCTGTATCCGATCGAGCTGTACCCGGTGGTGGTCGCCGTGGACAGCCTCGAACCCGGGGTCTACCACTACGACGTCGAGGGGAACGCCCTCGAACTCCTTCGGCCCGGGCACTACCGGAACCATCTTTTCGAGGACTGCCACCGTCAAGACATGATCTTGAACGCCTCGGCAATCATCGTAATGACAGCGATGTTCGCGCGCACCAAGATCAAATACGGTGAACGCGGTTACCGCTACATCCTCCTCGACGCCGGCCATCTGGCGCAGAACATCTACCTCGAGTGCACGGCCCTGGGGTTGGGTTGCGCCACAGTCGGCGGCTTCATGGACGACAACGTCAACAGGTTGATCGGCGTCGACGGGCTCCAGGAATCCGCGGTGTATATCGCGGTGATAGGCAAGACGGCGCCCGGCGCAGGCAGGCGCGGGTGTTCGGACGCCATCTGCGCCGAACCGGGGTTGCCCGAAGGGTAG